The following are encoded together in the Pedobacter sp. D749 genome:
- a CDS encoding tryptophan 2,3-dioxygenase family protein, producing MDFTPEIKDKLHQLQEKYTAMGQDMASYLDGLLYADFLTYWDYIHLDTLLSLQSPKTPIPDEEIFIMYHQITELYFKLALHECRQIAEHENLTVEFFTARVKRINAYFNALTTSFEVMVDGMEKEQFLKFRMSLLPASGFQSGQYRMIEICATDFIRLVDKSRREELSTATIEEQFENIYWKFGATELASGKQTLTLKQFIKKYAAQFLQLAKDRTLTNFSALYHQLQANGADVSALAEELRKLDLYVNVEWPLSHYKSAVRYLEKDPVDIAATGGTNWQKYLPPRFQKRIFYPFLWTEEQMEEWGKGWVLSVLKTLKNKD from the coding sequence ATGGATTTTACACCCGAAATAAAAGACAAACTACACCAACTACAGGAAAAATATACGGCAATGGGGCAAGATATGGCATCATACCTCGATGGACTATTATATGCCGATTTCTTAACCTATTGGGATTATATCCATTTGGATACTTTGCTGAGCTTGCAGAGCCCTAAAACACCAATACCTGATGAAGAGATTTTCATCATGTACCACCAGATTACTGAACTTTATTTTAAGCTTGCACTGCACGAATGCAGACAGATTGCGGAGCATGAAAATTTAACTGTCGAATTTTTTACGGCACGCGTAAAACGGATCAATGCTTATTTCAACGCCTTAACCACTTCTTTTGAAGTGATGGTTGATGGTATGGAAAAAGAACAGTTTTTGAAATTCCGCATGTCGTTATTGCCTGCTAGTGGATTCCAGTCGGGACAGTACCGGATGATTGAGATCTGCGCTACGGATTTTATCCGACTGGTGGACAAATCCAGACGTGAAGAACTAAGCACTGCAACAATAGAAGAACAATTCGAAAATATTTATTGGAAATTCGGTGCAACCGAACTGGCTTCGGGTAAGCAAACCTTAACCTTAAAGCAATTTATTAAAAAGTATGCGGCTCAGTTTCTACAACTGGCAAAAGATCGTACTTTAACCAATTTCTCCGCTTTATACCACCAATTACAAGCCAATGGAGCCGATGTTTCTGCACTTGCTGAAGAATTACGTAAGCTGGACCTGTATGTTAATGTAGAATGGCCTTTATCGCATTACAAATCGGCTGTACGTTATCTGGAGAAAGATCCTGTTGATATTGCGGCAACAGGTGGAACCAACTGGCAAAAGTATCTGCCTCCGCGTTTTCAGAAAAGAATCTTTTACCCATTTCTATGGACAGAAGAGCAAATGGAAGAATGGGGTAAAGGATGGGTGCTTAGTGTACTTAAAACACTCAAAAACAAAGATTAA
- a CDS encoding voltage-gated chloride channel family protein: protein MPVKKLTEGFLLSIKHFIKLDFGLILISTLKWLLISAILGGIIGSASALFLETLNWATSYREQHLWIIAFLPIAGIIIGLAYHYWGAKVVKGNNLLIEELQSPRNVIPLIMAPLIFAGTIITHLFGGSAGREGTAVQIGGAFADQFTKLFKLKARDRKVILICGISAGFASVFGTPLAGAVFGLEVFVIGSLTYSAILPSFITAIIADYACKAWGVGHTHYSITAVPEVDSINLLLSLGAGILFGLTARSFSALNHGLSNLFAKIKYPPLRPFIGGIILIAIIYLIGNTRYIGLGIPVISESFMQREAYYTFAIKLFLTAFTLSAGFKGGEVTPLFFIGATLGSFLSFFIPLPVSLLAGMGFVAVFAGAANTPLACIFMGIELFGASSGIYIALACVTAYLFSGHTGIYHSQTIGAPKHLLLKRHQFLR from the coding sequence ATGCCTGTTAAAAAACTAACAGAAGGATTTCTTCTGTCTATCAAACACTTTATTAAACTCGATTTCGGATTAATCTTAATCAGCACTTTAAAGTGGCTATTGATTTCTGCAATATTGGGTGGAATTATCGGCTCTGCCTCTGCCCTGTTTTTAGAAACTTTAAATTGGGCAACCAGTTATCGTGAGCAACACCTCTGGATTATTGCTTTTTTACCAATCGCTGGTATAATCATTGGTTTGGCATACCATTATTGGGGGGCAAAGGTTGTTAAAGGAAACAATCTATTGATCGAGGAATTACAATCTCCTAGGAATGTGATTCCTTTGATTATGGCACCGCTCATTTTTGCGGGTACAATCATAACCCATTTATTTGGCGGATCGGCTGGAAGAGAGGGCACAGCGGTGCAAATCGGAGGAGCCTTTGCCGATCAATTTACGAAACTATTTAAACTTAAAGCCAGAGATCGAAAAGTGATCCTCATTTGCGGGATCAGTGCTGGTTTTGCATCTGTTTTTGGAACACCATTGGCAGGTGCGGTATTCGGATTGGAGGTTTTTGTTATTGGAAGTTTAACCTACAGTGCAATTCTTCCTTCCTTTATAACGGCAATTATTGCGGATTACGCTTGCAAAGCCTGGGGCGTTGGCCATACGCATTATTCTATAACCGCTGTACCAGAAGTGGATTCGATAAACCTATTGTTATCTTTAGGTGCAGGAATTTTGTTTGGTCTTACGGCGAGAAGTTTCTCTGCGTTAAACCACGGACTATCCAACCTTTTTGCTAAAATTAAATATCCACCATTACGCCCATTTATTGGCGGAATTATTTTAATCGCCATTATTTACCTGATCGGAAATACAAGATACATAGGACTGGGTATTCCGGTTATTTCAGAATCATTTATGCAGCGAGAAGCATATTATACCTTTGCAATTAAATTATTTTTGACTGCATTTACCTTGAGTGCCGGATTTAAGGGAGGCGAAGTTACTCCACTCTTTTTCATTGGCGCCACATTAGGCAGCTTTTTGAGTTTCTTTATCCCTTTACCGGTTAGCCTGCTAGCGGGCATGGGTTTTGTAGCTGTTTTTGCAGGGGCTGCTAACACACCTCTGGCTTGTATTTTTATGGGTATAGAATTATTTGGTGCCTCATCAGGAATTTACATTGCCTTAGCCTGTGTTACTGCCTATTTATTTTCTGGCCATACCGGGATTTATCACTCGCAAACGATAGGCGCACCTAAACATTTGTTATTGAAGAGGCATCAGTTTTTGAGGTAG
- a CDS encoding HAD-IB family phosphatase has protein sequence MPKEKAYYIIDFDSTFTQVEALDELARISLKNHPDKEAIFQKIEDYTNFAMEGKLSFSESLAQRVKLLEANEDHLKQLIKHLKKKVSTSFSRNAEFFKKHADEVLIVSGGFKEFITPVVSQYHIKKENIYANTFVTTGDGKIIDYDHANPLSEEGGKVKLLQHLKLEGELFGIGDGYSDFQLRESGIINKFFAFTENIARESIVSKADHVTPSFDEFLYVNDLPRAISYPKNRILCLVIGDVDPLTISILKNDGLSIRHKTSFEDKYVKDVGIILLADGEKIDKEQLKNAAKLKTIGYLGNAKNKIDLGLCTTQGIVVFDDPKNNPRNIDFIPKRVADFMNTGATYLSSNFPNLQLPKIEKSHRLIHIHKNVPGIMAKINTVFAKHDINIVSQFLMTNPEIGYAITDINAQYDKQLFKSLKKIEQTIKFRVLY, from the coding sequence ATGCCCAAAGAAAAAGCCTATTACATCATCGATTTTGATAGTACCTTTACACAGGTAGAAGCACTTGATGAACTAGCCCGAATTTCGCTAAAGAACCACCCGGATAAAGAGGCGATTTTCCAGAAGATTGAAGATTACACCAATTTTGCCATGGAAGGAAAACTTTCCTTCTCCGAAAGTTTGGCACAACGTGTTAAGCTGCTTGAAGCCAATGAAGATCATTTAAAACAACTCATTAAACATTTAAAAAAGAAAGTATCTACTTCCTTTTCGCGTAATGCCGAGTTTTTTAAGAAACATGCCGATGAGGTACTGATTGTATCTGGTGGGTTTAAGGAATTTATTACACCTGTAGTAAGCCAATATCACATCAAAAAGGAAAATATTTATGCCAATACCTTTGTAACCACCGGAGATGGCAAAATTATAGATTACGATCATGCCAATCCTTTAAGTGAAGAAGGTGGTAAAGTAAAATTACTTCAGCATTTAAAACTCGAAGGCGAGTTATTTGGTATAGGTGATGGTTATTCTGATTTCCAGTTGCGCGAAAGCGGGATCATCAATAAATTTTTTGCATTTACAGAGAATATTGCCCGCGAAAGCATTGTTTCCAAAGCAGACCATGTAACACCAAGCTTCGATGAGTTTTTGTATGTAAACGATCTGCCGCGTGCAATTTCTTATCCAAAAAACAGAATTCTTTGTTTGGTAATTGGAGATGTTGATCCTTTAACCATATCCATTCTTAAAAATGACGGTTTATCTATTCGTCATAAAACCTCATTCGAAGACAAATATGTAAAAGATGTGGGGATTATCCTGCTAGCTGATGGCGAGAAAATAGATAAAGAACAGTTAAAAAATGCTGCTAAGCTGAAAACTATTGGGTATTTAGGTAATGCAAAAAATAAAATAGACCTGGGTTTGTGCACAACACAAGGTATTGTGGTTTTCGATGATCCGAAAAATAATCCGCGCAACATCGATTTTATCCCGAAACGGGTTGCCGATTTTATGAATACCGGAGCAACATATCTGAGCAGCAATTTCCCGAACTTACAATTGCCAAAAATTGAGAAATCGCACCGTTTAATCCATATTCACAAAAACGTTCCGGGCATCATGGCGAAAATTAATACTGTTTTTGCCAAACACGATATTAATATTGTGAGCCAGTTTTTAATGACCAATCCTGAAATTGGCTATGCCATTACCGATATCAATGCACAGTACGATAAACAACTGTTTAAATCACTTAAAAAGATTGAGCAAACAATAAAATTTAGGGTGTTGTATTAA
- a CDS encoding NAD-dependent epimerase/dehydratase family protein translates to MRIFTYSPKKNKMILVTGGTGFLGSELIKQLTNNGLTVRALKREKSKIPALIENNTLIEWFEADINELATLEDAFTGITKVYHCAAFVSFNPKHKKQLFHVNIEGTSNIVNLSAENNCKLLHVSSVAALGNAKKGHKITEKDFWEYDAKAHAYGLSKYEGEMEVWRGITEGLDAIIVNPSVIIGKNAGFEGSGAIFKLVKDGFPFYTDGASGFVDVEDVAKAMILLMDAEVSGERYIVSADDYHYKDLFSEIAQGFNVKAPSKEAKPWMLGIAWRALKFASIFTGKQPSITKDAAKSSLTLSYYNNHKVKTATGITFKPVAESIKEITQYLR, encoded by the coding sequence ATGCGTATTTTCACATATAGCCCGAAAAAAAATAAAATGATACTGGTAACCGGAGGAACTGGATTTTTAGGATCTGAATTAATTAAGCAGCTAACCAACAATGGTTTAACTGTTCGGGCGCTGAAGCGGGAGAAATCTAAAATCCCTGCGTTGATCGAAAATAATACTTTGATTGAATGGTTCGAAGCCGATATTAATGAACTTGCTACTTTAGAAGATGCTTTTACTGGGATTACTAAAGTTTACCATTGCGCCGCATTCGTATCGTTTAACCCCAAACATAAAAAGCAGCTTTTTCATGTAAACATAGAAGGTACATCGAATATTGTAAACCTTTCTGCCGAAAATAATTGCAAACTATTGCATGTAAGTTCAGTTGCTGCCTTGGGCAATGCAAAAAAGGGGCATAAAATTACCGAAAAAGACTTTTGGGAGTATGATGCAAAAGCACATGCTTACGGTTTGTCCAAATACGAAGGAGAGATGGAGGTTTGGCGTGGCATCACCGAAGGATTAGACGCTATTATTGTGAACCCATCGGTCATTATTGGCAAAAATGCGGGTTTTGAGGGGAGTGGAGCAATTTTTAAATTGGTAAAAGATGGTTTCCCATTTTATACTGATGGAGCTTCGGGTTTTGTTGATGTTGAAGATGTAGCCAAAGCGATGATCCTGCTAATGGATGCTGAAGTCTCGGGAGAGCGCTACATCGTTTCTGCAGACGATTATCATTACAAAGATTTGTTCAGCGAAATTGCGCAGGGTTTTAACGTTAAAGCACCATCAAAAGAAGCTAAACCATGGATGCTTGGAATTGCCTGGAGAGCACTAAAATTTGCATCTATATTTACTGGCAAACAGCCTTCTATCACCAAAGATGCTGCAAAGAGCAGTTTAACCCTAAGTTATTACAATAACCATAAAGTGAAAACGGCAACAGGTATTACTTTTAAGCCGGTTGCTGAAAGCATAAAAGAAATTACCCAATATTTAAGATAA
- a CDS encoding formimidoylglutamase — translation MSLTDFFSPINPDSFTPKQGFFTSQLGLKAQIYTESFPDFEEHTYDLAIFGVLDGRGAVNNEGCALAPDYFREKFYKLNEGAFSSRIVDLGNIKHGATISDTYIAIKMVVSELIKKDIIPIIIGGGQDLTYGQYLGYEDLEQKVDLVIIDNQFDIGDDDNEGIATRSDCYLNKIFLHQPNYLFNFSNVGYQTYFVNQESLSVMDKLYFDVHRLGEFAQDITLTEPIIRNANMISFDLSAIRSADAAANANTTPNGFDGEEACRIARYAGMNDKLTSIGFYEFNPAYDNNGQTAFLLAQMVWYFVEGYYARKKDFPLTPKSQFIIYRTSLKDGSGEMMFVKSKKSDRWWMQVPYPSGQTKNERYHLVPCRYDDYQTAVNGEMPDLWWRTYQKLN, via the coding sequence ATGTCATTAACGGATTTCTTTTCCCCAATAAACCCCGATAGTTTTACGCCAAAACAAGGATTTTTTACAAGTCAGCTGGGATTAAAAGCGCAGATTTACACCGAATCGTTTCCAGATTTTGAAGAACATACTTACGATCTGGCCATTTTTGGCGTACTGGATGGAAGAGGTGCCGTTAACAATGAAGGTTGTGCCCTGGCACCCGATTATTTCAGAGAGAAATTTTACAAACTTAATGAAGGCGCTTTTAGCAGTCGGATTGTCGATTTAGGTAATATTAAACACGGTGCAACCATTTCCGATACTTACATCGCCATCAAAATGGTGGTTTCAGAACTGATCAAAAAAGACATTATTCCCATCATTATTGGTGGCGGACAAGACTTAACCTATGGCCAATACCTGGGGTATGAAGATTTAGAGCAAAAAGTAGATCTCGTTATTATAGATAATCAATTTGATATTGGTGATGATGACAATGAGGGAATTGCTACCCGATCGGATTGTTATCTGAACAAAATTTTCTTACATCAACCCAATTACCTTTTCAATTTTAGTAATGTAGGCTATCAAACTTATTTTGTAAATCAAGAAAGTTTGAGTGTTATGGATAAATTATATTTTGATGTACATCGTTTGGGTGAGTTTGCCCAAGATATTACGTTAACGGAGCCCATTATCCGAAATGCAAACATGATAAGCTTTGATCTGAGTGCCATCCGCTCTGCCGATGCTGCAGCAAATGCGAACACCACGCCGAATGGTTTTGATGGCGAAGAAGCCTGTCGCATTGCCCGCTATGCAGGCATGAATGATAAATTAACCTCAATCGGATTTTACGAGTTTAATCCTGCTTACGACAATAACGGACAAACAGCTTTCTTACTTGCCCAAATGGTATGGTATTTTGTGGAGGGCTACTACGCTCGTAAAAAGGATTTCCCGCTTACGCCTAAATCGCAGTTTATAATCTATCGAACCAGCTTAAAGGATGGTTCCGGAGAAATGATGTTTGTAAAAAGCAAAAAATCAGACCGTTGGTGGATGCAGGTACCTTATCCGTCTGGCCAAACTAAAAATGAACGTTACCACCTTGTACCTTGCAGATATGATGATTACCAAACTGCTGTTAATGGTGAGATGCCCGATTTATGGTGGAGAACCTATCAAAAACTGAATTAA